In one window of Ruminococcus albus AD2013 DNA:
- the hisZ gene encoding ATP phosphoribosyltransferase regulatory subunit, producing MKRYDLITPEGTRDLLFEDCLARREVEKTLAALFEGFGYSEVVTPGIEFYDAFSGSTRNFRQESLYKLTDSKGRLIVLRPDSTIPIARLAATRLKEADSPLRLYYNQSVFSNNALLKGRSDEVVQAGIELIGGDNVKRADLEVLCTAVEALASFDKDNFRLEIGHIGYFKELVAQLNVDEDVIEEIRLLISSKNFPALNDLLDEIGDNEITRALKQLPSLFGGIEVLDKASDIYANDKITGILYNLRKVFNRLSSLGYEGKISVDLGIVSHTDYYTGIVFKGYLSEVGQSVLKGGRYDNLIGSFGKELPAVGFGVNVDSVALHLERIGANPAGKPVDAVIFGEKGYVVEAMSYAQKLVREGCKLEHSLFNSYEETVEYAKSKGIKKVITVGEDITENNI from the coding sequence GTTACAGTGAAGTAGTTACTCCCGGTATTGAATTTTATGACGCTTTCAGCGGAAGCACCAGAAATTTCAGACAGGAGAGCCTTTACAAGCTGACAGATTCCAAGGGCAGACTTATAGTTCTTCGTCCCGATTCCACTATACCGATAGCGAGACTTGCGGCAACAAGACTTAAAGAAGCAGATTCACCTCTGAGACTTTATTACAACCAGAGTGTTTTCTCAAACAATGCTCTGCTGAAAGGACGTTCCGATGAAGTTGTTCAGGCAGGTATCGAGCTTATCGGCGGCGATAACGTAAAGCGTGCAGACCTTGAAGTTCTCTGCACCGCTGTTGAAGCACTTGCAAGCTTTGACAAGGATAATTTCCGACTTGAGATAGGTCATATCGGCTATTTTAAGGAACTTGTTGCTCAGCTGAATGTTGACGAGGACGTTATCGAGGAGATAAGGCTGCTCATTTCCTCCAAGAATTTCCCCGCACTCAATGACCTGCTGGATGAGATAGGCGATAATGAGATCACACGTGCACTGAAACAGCTGCCCAGCCTTTTCGGTGGTATCGAAGTTCTTGACAAGGCAAGCGATATCTATGCAAACGATAAGATAACAGGGATACTCTACAACCTGAGAAAAGTCTTTAACCGCCTTTCAAGCCTTGGCTACGAGGGCAAGATATCAGTTGACCTCGGTATCGTAAGCCATACCGATTACTATACAGGCATCGTATTCAAGGGTTATCTTTCTGAGGTCGGACAGTCAGTACTCAAAGGCGGAAGATATGATAACCTTATCGGTTCTTTCGGCAAGGAGCTTCCCGCTGTTGGCTTCGGTGTGAATGTTGATTCCGTAGCACTGCATCTGGAGCGCATCGGAGCAAATCCCGCAGGCAAGCCTGTTGACGCTGTTATCTTCGGCGAAAAGGGCTATGTTGTTGAGGCTATGTCTTATGCTCAGAAGCTGGTACGTGAGGGCTGCAAGCTTGAACATTCGCTGTTCAATTCTTACGAAGAGACAGTTGAGTATGCAAAGAGCAAGGGCATAAAGAAAGTTATCACCGTAGGTGAGGATATCACCGAAAACAATATATAA